A single window of Pseudanabaena sp. BC1403 DNA harbors:
- a CDS encoding DUF554 domain-containing protein yields the protein MLDFWTKTSGTWINVLAIAFGTFLGLILRGRFLSQVLPILKQAIGLITMFVSLNMANSLLKVKAGALDGVILSLISLIIGGIIGELGQIEKRLESVGDWLKAKFKGKGKFTEGFVAASLLFCIGPMAIIGSLNNGLRGDDNLLALKSALDGFISIVFASTYGIGVGFSALPVALYQGSMSLLAGNLAQSLPDPANAPSVLIITGVGGLMLLGLGLNLLELAKVRVASFLPALAIAPLVYWLADSLK from the coding sequence ATGCTAGATTTTTGGACAAAAACCAGTGGGACTTGGATTAATGTTTTGGCAATCGCCTTCGGAACATTTTTAGGGCTAATCTTGCGTGGACGATTCCTGTCTCAGGTTTTACCAATTCTCAAACAAGCGATCGGACTTATTACCATGTTTGTCAGCCTTAATATGGCTAATAGCCTGCTTAAAGTTAAAGCAGGTGCTCTTGACGGCGTGATCTTGTCACTGATTTCGCTAATTATTGGCGGCATAATCGGAGAGTTAGGACAAATTGAGAAGCGATTAGAATCAGTTGGTGATTGGCTAAAAGCGAAATTTAAAGGCAAAGGTAAATTTACTGAAGGGTTTGTCGCTGCAAGTCTATTATTTTGCATTGGACCGATGGCAATTATCGGCAGTCTCAATAATGGGCTGAGAGGCGATGATAATCTTTTGGCGCTCAAGTCAGCTCTGGATGGGTTTATTTCAATTGTATTTGCTAGTACTTACGGGATCGGTGTTGGTTTTTCGGCTTTGCCCGTTGCCCTATATCAAGGCAGTATGTCGCTTTTAGCAGGAAATTTAGCTCAAAGCTTACCTGATCCAGCTAATGCCCCATCGGTCTTAATTATCACTGGTGTCGGTGGCTTGATGTTGTTGGGACTGGGCTTAAATTTATTAGAGCTAGCCAAGGTAAGGGTTGCGTCTTTTTTGCCAGCTTTAGCGATCGCGCCTTTAGTGTACTGGCTTGCAGATAGTCTCAAATAA
- the psbU gene encoding photosystem II complex extrinsic protein PsbU — MKALIRFSVLLVAIASILTTGFLGSFGSNAAFAEELPTTNFYTQDLSKIDLNNANINTFRQVRGMYPTLGRIIIENAPYNSLDDVLKIAGLNESQKELIKSNADKFTLKKPDESMGRERINNANYRL; from the coding sequence ATGAAAGCACTTATACGCTTTTCTGTTTTATTAGTGGCGATCGCGTCAATTTTGACAACTGGCTTTTTAGGTTCTTTTGGCAGTAACGCTGCATTTGCCGAAGAATTACCTACTACCAATTTTTACACGCAAGATCTTAGCAAAATCGACCTGAATAACGCTAATATCAACACTTTTCGTCAAGTACGTGGTATGTATCCCACCTTGGGGCGAATCATCATCGAAAATGCGCCTTACAACTCTTTAGATGACGTACTAAAAATTGCTGGATTAAATGAATCGCAAAAAGAACTGATCAAGTCAAATGCTGACAAGTTCACTCTGAAAAAGCCTGATGAATCCATGGGACGTGAGCGCATTAACAATGCTAACTACAGGTTGTAA
- the ftsY gene encoding signal recognition particle-docking protein FtsY yields MVFNWFRRKFDDDKDATNQPVEPAQTEEKAPESKTVDEPSPIASPASQDLLNWAKAAYANVQQQAEVAEEKASEAETPEPEITEPEAKIADLEMVESLPDTSESEVKAAESQIDQPEIIEADVTLEISEHEVIAPELQVDEPAIVESQLDITESFATPAPLIEAESPLEISPETITEVPASVEPAIESVIAEVVSPEAITPEPEALPFWMQSESDRLARIAVLEATAIVEPEPEVKPTVQSRRKATIKFDDDFIWSAEVLASQGRRPEEISVEEITWLNRLRQGLDKTRLSLVNQLKAIVGQGPLSADSVDDIEALLLQADVGVKATDQIISKLQDKLRKEVLPPEEAIAYLKQILREMLDSSGQKGGEPIPMLIPEKNQLNIWLITGVNGAGKTTTIGKLSHLSVKSGYKTLIAAADTFRAAAVEQVKSWGKRSNVDVICNPAQNADPAAVVFDAISAAQARGTELLLVDTAGRLQNKKNLMDELSKIRRIIDKKSTDTKIESLLVLDSTLGQNGLKQAEIFAQSAGITGVILTKLDGTAKGGVAIAVVQQLGLPIRFIGAGEGIEDLRPFSSYEFVEALLSN; encoded by the coding sequence ATGGTGTTTAACTGGTTTCGGCGAAAGTTTGATGATGACAAAGATGCAACTAATCAACCTGTAGAGCCAGCCCAAACTGAAGAAAAAGCGCCTGAATCTAAAACTGTTGACGAGCCTAGCCCGATCGCATCGCCAGCATCTCAAGATTTATTAAATTGGGCTAAGGCAGCCTATGCCAATGTACAGCAACAGGCAGAAGTTGCTGAGGAAAAAGCATCTGAAGCTGAAACCCCAGAGCCAGAAATTACTGAGCCAGAAGCAAAGATTGCTGATCTTGAAATGGTCGAATCTTTACCAGACACTAGTGAGTCAGAGGTCAAGGCTGCTGAGTCACAAATTGATCAGCCTGAGATTATAGAAGCAGATGTTACTCTAGAAATTAGTGAGCATGAAGTTATTGCCCCTGAATTGCAGGTTGACGAACCTGCAATTGTTGAATCTCAGCTAGACATTACTGAGTCATTTGCAACTCCAGCTCCATTAATTGAGGCTGAGTCTCCTTTAGAAATATCTCCAGAAACAATCACTGAAGTTCCTGCATCAGTTGAACCTGCGATTGAATCTGTGATCGCCGAAGTTGTTTCCCCAGAAGCAATTACCCCTGAGCCTGAAGCATTGCCTTTTTGGATGCAGTCAGAAAGCGATCGCCTTGCCCGCATCGCTGTCCTTGAAGCTACCGCGATCGTTGAGCCAGAGCCAGAAGTTAAACCCACAGTTCAATCCAGACGAAAAGCGACCATCAAATTTGATGATGATTTCATCTGGTCAGCCGAAGTTCTCGCCTCACAAGGTCGTCGTCCCGAAGAAATCTCCGTCGAAGAAATCACATGGCTCAATCGCCTACGTCAAGGCTTAGACAAAACTCGTTTGTCTCTAGTCAATCAACTAAAGGCGATCGTTGGACAGGGGCCTCTGAGTGCTGACTCTGTTGATGATATTGAAGCCTTACTCTTGCAGGCAGATGTTGGGGTAAAGGCAACTGACCAAATTATTTCCAAGCTGCAAGACAAGCTTCGCAAAGAAGTTTTACCACCTGAAGAAGCGATCGCCTATCTCAAACAAATTTTGCGTGAGATGCTTGATTCGTCTGGACAAAAAGGTGGCGAGCCAATTCCGATGCTGATCCCTGAAAAAAACCAACTGAATATTTGGCTGATTACAGGTGTAAATGGAGCAGGTAAAACCACGACCATTGGTAAGCTTTCTCATCTCAGTGTGAAGTCTGGCTATAAAACCCTGATCGCTGCTGCCGATACTTTCCGCGCTGCGGCAGTTGAGCAAGTCAAGAGTTGGGGAAAAAGATCTAACGTAGACGTAATTTGTAACCCAGCCCAAAATGCTGATCCCGCTGCTGTGGTCTTTGATGCGATCTCGGCAGCCCAAGCCAGAGGCACTGAATTACTACTAGTAGACACCGCAGGCAGATTGCAAAACAAGAAAAATCTAATGGACGAACTCAGCAAAATTCGCCGCATTATCGATAAAAAATCTACCGATACAAAAATCGAATCTTTGCTGGTTCTAGACTCTACACTCGGACAAAATGGACTTAAACAGGCTGAAATCTTTGCTCAATCCGCAGGGATTACGGGTGTGATTCTGACGAAATTAGATGGCACAGCGAAGGGTGGTGTAGCGATCGCAGTAGTGCAACAACTTGGTCTGCCCATTAGATTTATCGGCGCTGGTGAGGGTATTGAAGACTTGCGACCATTCTCTAGCTACGAATTTGTCGAAGCTTTATTAAGTAACTAG
- a CDS encoding PP2C family protein-serine/threonine phosphatase: MSLSLPPRNRSLPSQDIDNTSVMVMKDLKDLLRRMSQDQNKIHELLSFLGYALRSFSNLNQFLELIPLIASRVTDSDGGALILFKASGQMRLESLHCPERNQGGMKAQQVRTAIERAIQQVLTGSPTALDEMVSRYLGADVHLYGTSVLVKNAVRGRLYIFSRKPDYVWTDNKRTLMRLVADQTSVGLENHELTTELIKKERQDREMEIGAEIQRQLLPRNCPKIQGIEISAKCSTASRVGGDYYDFIPMQKGDRWSFVVGDVMGKGVPAGLIMTMTRGMLRAEVLNNHSPSKILEHLNEVMYEDLEKSHRFVTMFYSEYDPETQILSFSNAAHTPALHWRAKTRSVHALDTMGALIGLEAGSKYEESSTHLNSGDVVIYYTDGFTEAANPEGDRFDEENLRKALDWACQNCFPLSDDVTRPQMILDYIFQEVQNFIGEGHTHTDDMTLVVLHIKDKALVN, translated from the coding sequence ATGTCTCTATCATTGCCACCTAGAAATAGATCACTCCCATCACAAGACATAGACAATACGTCTGTGATGGTGATGAAAGATCTCAAAGACCTGCTCAGACGGATGAGTCAGGATCAAAACAAAATCCATGAGCTGCTTAGCTTTTTGGGTTACGCTCTCCGCAGCTTTAGTAATCTCAACCAATTTTTAGAATTAATTCCCCTAATCGCCAGTCGGGTAACTGACTCTGATGGTGGTGCGCTAATTTTGTTTAAAGCGAGTGGGCAGATGCGCCTAGAGTCTCTGCATTGTCCTGAGCGCAATCAAGGCGGCATGAAAGCGCAACAAGTAAGAACTGCGATCGAACGTGCTATACAACAAGTATTAACAGGTAGTCCAACCGCGCTTGATGAAATGGTCAGCCGCTATCTAGGTGCAGATGTACATTTGTACGGCACATCGGTTTTAGTCAAAAATGCGGTGCGCGGTCGTCTTTATATATTTAGCCGCAAGCCCGATTATGTATGGACAGATAATAAGCGCACTTTGATGCGCCTAGTCGCCGATCAAACTTCTGTGGGTTTAGAAAATCATGAACTCACAACTGAACTAATCAAAAAAGAGCGTCAAGATCGCGAGATGGAGATTGGCGCAGAAATTCAACGCCAACTCTTACCACGCAACTGTCCTAAAATTCAAGGTATTGAGATCTCTGCTAAGTGTTCTACTGCTAGTCGAGTTGGTGGAGACTACTATGATTTCATCCCGATGCAAAAAGGCGATCGCTGGAGCTTTGTCGTTGGCGATGTTATGGGTAAGGGTGTCCCCGCAGGCTTAATCATGACCATGACAAGGGGCATGTTACGAGCAGAGGTATTAAATAATCATTCTCCCAGTAAAATTTTGGAACATCTCAATGAGGTGATGTACGAGGATCTAGAGAAATCCCATCGCTTCGTGACCATGTTTTATTCGGAATACGATCCCGAAACCCAAATTCTTTCTTTTAGTAATGCTGCTCATACCCCTGCATTACATTGGCGAGCCAAGACCCGATCTGTACATGCTCTTGACACGATGGGAGCTTTAATTGGCTTAGAAGCTGGCTCTAAATATGAAGAAAGTAGTACTCATCTCAATTCAGGCGATGTCGTCATCTATTACACTGATGGCTTCACAGAGGCGGCAAATCCAGAAGGTGATCGCTTTGATGAAGAAAACCTTCGTAAAGCTTTAGACTGGGCATGTCAGAATTGTTTTCCTCTTTCCGATGATGTGACACGCCCACAGATGATTCTTGACTACATCTTCCAAGAAGTGCAAAACTTTATTGGAGAAGGGCATACTCATACTGATGACATGACCCTCGTCGTTCTGCATATCAAAGATAAAGCTCTAGTAAATTAA